GATCCAGGAGGAGAACAGCCAAGATGCTTGATCGAACTTCACTACTCCGTTTCAACATACAATGAGAAGAGGGTTCTACATAACAAAAAGTGACATTCTAACCCTAAAGAGGTGCTACAAATCAAACCTCTTAAGAAATAGCTTGATATTCAAAAGCACATCGACTACTTGGTTACTATACAGCGGTCATGGCCTTATCAATTCCCCTCCTCAACGTCATTGCCATCTGCTGAACAACTCTAGTGGCTCTGGGTACCTCGTGTCTTCCTCCATGATCAAACTCAACTCTCCTCCTGGGATCACACATGTCCCTCAAGTTCAGGCTTTCCTTGACGGTGTGATCCTTAGCCCCATAGATGTGCGCTGTGGGAATCCTAATGGTTAAGCCAGCCTCCCTTACTCTGTGGGCCACGAGCATGTTCCACTGTTCGTCAGGATGTGGCTCGTGGCCCGGTACATATGGACCCAGCCAAGGCTCCGTCAATGGGGCCATTCTATCTACAGTTGGCTGGTAGTCAAGATGGTCCTGCTCAAGCGCCTTGGTAACAAGCAGGGGACTCCCACCACAGATGAACGCGGCAAATTTGAATAGGTTGGGCCCGAATGGGTTCTGTACCTGATgatcgatgatgacagctGCAAGGAGGGCTGCGCCTTGTGAGAAGCCCATGCAGGCGTCGAATGGTCCCTCAGTCGCTATGAGATCGAGCAATTCGGCTTTGGCTTCTGTGAGAGTGCGACCGCCGAGGCCAGGAGAGTACCAAGTGTAGAAGGGACCGGCAAATatgttcttgatctctgATCCACCAGGTTAAGCATGACGGGGCATTATGGAGTTGAGAAGGCGAGTTACCTTCCACTGGTTCTACATCCCAAAACCCATCATAGAACTTAAACGTGGCGTTGCTGTCGAGCGAATCACGGATTGGTCCTGGATCTTGTGTTACATTATGTCCCGTTAATACAGAGTATTTAAATTACCAGTCTGAATGTCAAGGACCTGATTTACAAATAGACCAGTCAGTGAGGGACATGGGGAGAATTCAGAATACGACGTACATCTGAGTTAGTGCCGGCACCATGCAAGCAAAGAAACCTCATCTTGAGGAGTGGGTTTGACAGAGTTTGCTTTGACTGTAGGGCTGAAATCTGGGAGAGGCGAGTTCTGGTCGACGtaggttgttgttgtgttgGAAGTCGGAAGGTAACCTCTCCGTCACGTCTAGCCACGTGGTGTAAGAGCTTGTTCTCAGATGACGATTCCGCTTCGCCATCTCGGCCTTACCACAATGGTTAGGAATCTCGGCTACCGTGTCACGGCGGGTGATTCGCGCCGTTGGAAACTCACCGAGCGAATGGGCGTTGCTTTTGGAACCCGCCGAGATGTGGCGTGAGTTGACAAACACTACCTTGATCTGACATGCATCATGGCGATAAGCTAGCTGTGGATCTAGGCGCGGGACGGGATAatttctgcttcttgttaCGGAATGTGGCTACGCCGGGAGGATTGCGCGATCTGTGAACGCAGCTGGGGAGTTGAAACGAGGCGCAGGAATCCGAACCTGGTTCACCATTCCTCCGCTTGACGCCTTACGACTTTTACCCACCACTGCTTACGGCCTAGCCAGCTCGGCGGTCTCAATCGGAGATACGTTTGGTTGTTGGGACTTGCCACCTTGTAGAGACATCGCGTTCTTGAGTGTGGTGCATCTGGAAAGAATGTCATATACCAAAAACGCCCGGTTCGCTGTGAGAAGACAACTGCACTCCTCACTTCTCTCACTATTCTCCTAGTCTTTCTCCTAAGATACCTCACAAGTCCTCCCTGACTTTTGTGCTAAGTCTTCCCCTAAGTTTCTCCCCGTCGTCAAAATGTCGGCATACACCAAAGATATCATGAACAATGGCGACGCAATTCCAGAGCCTCTCGTCCAGGCTGTCTTGCAGCAGGACAAGTCCATGCCTATCGCCATTGTGGGCATGGCTTGTAAACTACCCGGAGAGGCCACCAACCCAGACAAGCTATGGGAACTATGTGCCGAGAGGAAAGCCGCCTGGAGCGAAGTTCCCAAGGAGCGTATGAACATTGATTCTTTCTGGCATCCTGATGGCGAACGAGGAGGAAACGTATGATCTTTTGTCCTTGCCACATTTTTAAGAGTTTTGATACTGATAAAGTAATTCTAGACAAACGCAAAGGGAGGACACTTCCTCAAGCAAGACGTTGCCGCCTTTGATGCATCGTTCTTCTCCATCCCTCCCACAGAAGCAAAGAGCATTGACCCTCAACAACGCATTCTTATGGAGACAGTGTATGAGGCCATGGAGAGTGGTGGAATGAGTATGGAGGACATGGCTGGCTCCGACACGAGCTGCTACGTGGGAAGCTTCTCTCGAGACTACTATGAGATTATCGATCGAGATCCGGAAACAGCACCTCTGTACTCGGTGACGGGTAACGGAGCTGCTATTCTGTCTAACCGTATCAGCTACTTCTATGATCTCAAGGGCCCCAGTCTGACCCTGGACACAGCCTGTAGTAGTAGTCTAGTTGCCCTACATCTGGCCTGCCAGAGCTTGCGTTCAGGAGAGAGCCATTGCTCCATCGTCGGTGCCACTAACCTGATTCTCAACCCGGACATCATCACAGCCATGTCCAACATGCATTTCTTCAGCCCCGACTCACGATGCTACAGTTTCGATGCTCGTGCCAACGGCTACTCCCGTGGTGAGGGTATTGCTTGTTTGATTCTCAAGCCCTTGGCTGATGCCATCCGTGACAATGATACCATTCGTGCTGTGATTCGAGGCACTGCCTGCAATCAGGATGGGAAGACCTCAGGTATCATGTTGCCTTCGCGAGAGGCTCAAGAGGAGCTTATCAAGACGGCGTACAGGGATTCAGGTTGTGATTTTGCTACCACGGCCTATTTCGAGGCTCACGGCACTGGAACACAAGCCGGAGATCCCCTTGAGTAAGCCCATTATGCAGAAACAATGTCTAACTCTACTAACCTATGTTAGATCTGGAGCCATCGGTAGCACCTTTGGCCCCCACCGCCCTGTGGACGAGAATGGCTGCAAGCTTCCACTTTATATTGGTAGTGTCAAGACAAATGTCGGCCACACTGAAGGTACAAGTGGCCTTGCCGGTGTCATCAAGGCTGTCTTGTCTCTCGAACGTGGCGCTATTGCTCCCAACGTGTACTTTGAGACGCCCAATCCGCAGATTGACCTTGAAGGCTGGAACCTGCGAGTCCCCACCAAGGCGATAGCCTGGCCTACCAAGGGGCAACGTCGAATTAGTGTCAACTCGTTTGGATTTGGTGGAACAAACGGACACGTcattcttgatgatgcgTTTCATTATCTTAATGGGCGTGGTCTGAAGGGCGCTCACCGAACAGCCCCTAGGCCACTGCTGGACTTGCAAACTGGTATTGCAATGAGCAACGCAATTGCTCCCGTCTTGTCTAATGGCAACGGTGTCAATGGGCATACAAACGGCCATACTAATGGCCCTACTAACGGCTATACCAACGGCCACTCCAATGGTCactctctctcctctgcaAAGCGCCACCGCGTGTTCATCTGGTCTACTCATGAAGAGAACATTGCTGGAAAAAGCGCGGCCGTATATGCTGAGCATCTGGCCCACCGCAAGGAGGCAGACGAGGAAGCCTTCCTCGACAACCTCTCGTACACACTCTGCAGCCGTCGTTCCATGTTGCCCTGGAAGTCGTTCCTGGTGGCTCAGTCTCTACCCGACTTAGCCGAGAAGGTGGCCGCGACGCGCCAGAAGCCGGTGCGCGCATCCATCAGCCCGCTCAAGATCGGCTTTGTCTTTACAGGCCAGGGCGCGCAGTGGTTCGCCATGGGTCGAGAGTTGATACAGACGTACCCCCTCTTCCAACAGCGGCTGGAATATTCTGACCGGTTTGTCAAGAGTCTTGGAGCCAAATGGTCTCTCATTGGTAAGTAACTCTGGGTCGTGGATCTTTGGGGCCGATACTAACTGGCATAGATGAACTgaacaaggatgaggagacaTCTCGCATTAACGAGTCCCTCGTTAGCCAGACCGCTTGCACGGCCCTCCAGCTTGCCTTGGTTGACCTGCTCGCCAGCTGGGGTATTCGTCCCCAGAAGGTCATAGGCCACTCGAGTGGTGAGATCGCCGCCGCTTATGCTTCAGGTATCTTGCCAACGGAATCAGCCCTCAAGGCGGCCTACTTCCGCGGTCTGCACTCTTCTCGTGTGCAAGAAAAGCTGCCGTCAGCTGATGGCGCCATGATGGCTGTTGGTCTTGCTGAGGAAGATGCCAACAATTACATCAGTGCCCTTGCTCCGGAGCTCGGGAAGGCATCCGTCGCCTGCATCAACAGCCCGACCAATGTCACTGTCTCGGGTGATCGACCTGCCCTAGCCGCTCTGGCAGAAGCTCTCCAGAAGGATTCCGTCTTTGCGCGGTTACTCAAGGTCTCGACGGCGTATCATTCCCACCACATGGATGCTGTTGCTAGCGATTACGAGCACTCTCTGGCTGGTATGGATGTCAATACGCCCTCGGAAACTATTGAGATGGTCTCGGCCGTTACTGGAGAGCTATTGAAGTCCTCTGACATCCTTGGCCCTAAGTACTGGAGGGAGAACATGGTGTCCCCCGTCCGCTTCAACACTGGTCTGCAGACTCTCTGTGCTCCCCGTGCCACTGCCAAGCGTACTCGTCGTCTTGCCGCCAATCAAGCATCTGCAGACGTCTTGGTAGAAGTCGGCCCTCACGCTGCCCTGGCAGGTCCAATCAAGCAAATTCTGGGCGTTCCcgtcttggagaagagcgGCATTGTATACAAGTCTGTGCTATCTAGGGGACAGGATGCTTGCGCGACTGCTCTTGAGGCTGCGGCATTCCTCTTTGCCAAGGGATGTACGACTATTGACCTCTACAAGGTCAACTCCCCCGCTGGGTCCCATACAGCACAGCCGCGTGTGCTCGTTGATCTGCCTCCATACTTCTGGAACCACACCAAGAGCCACTGGATGGAGTCGCGGTTGAGTATCGAGCATCGCTTCCGCCGTCATGCTCGCACTGACTTCTTGGGATATCCTGTCAATGACTGGAACCCTATGGAGCCACGCTGGCGCAATCTCATTCGTCTCCGCGAGCAGCCCTGGCTGAAGGGCCATATCGTGCAGGGCTCATATGTCTACCCTGGTACAGGCTACATGTGCATGGCTCTCGAGGCGATGTATCATCTGCGACAAATGCCTGAGTATACAGCACCTCAGGGTGACTTTGTGGGATACCGGCTGAAAGATGTCAAGCTGATTCGCGCTCTGATGGTTCCAGCAAGTGAAGAGGGAGTTGAGACGCTGTTCTCTCTGCGTCACTACAAGGAAAGTACAGCTTCTTACTCCAACAATTGGTATGAGTTCCGTGTCTTTTCTTGGTCTGCCGCTGATGGGTGGGCTGAACACGCTCACGGTATGATTACTGCCGTCTATGATGCCCCGAACACGGCTCATTTAAACCGTATTCCCTTCAACCCCACGATGGATATTGCAGTGGGCTTGGAGAACTTTGCGGGAACCCGCACAGCTGAGAACTTGTATGACATCGTCGATGCTGTGGGTTTGGTGTACGAAGAACCATTCCGGAACTTGACTGGAGACCTCGTGTCCAACGAGGGCACAGCAAAGGGGGTCGTCACTGTGCCTGATACCAAGTCCCTGATGCCTTTTGAGTTTGAGTATCCTTATCTCGTCCACCCTGCCACTATGGACGGGTTTGTCCAGATGGTGTTCCCCGCGTTGCTACATGCCCAGACCTCCATCGCGTCTCCGTATCTACCAGTCTTCTTCGCCGACACTTTTGTACGAGGCGATATTGCTCAAGCTGCTGGCCATCGGTTTGACTGCATCGCAACTGCGGGATACACCGGCTTCCGAGAGGTCACGACCAATGTTCTTGTCCGCGACGAGGGCACCGGCGACGCGGTGGTCAGCTTTAAGGACGTCAAGTGCAGCGGAGTTGACTCTGGAGAGAATGCCAATGACGGTCTATCGGGTCGAGAAGCTATCAAGAAGCTGTGCTTCCACTCCACGTGGCACCCGGACCCAGAGCTCCTATCCCAGGACAAGGGTGACGAGTTAATGCGTTCCTTTATTCCTGTCCCTGAAGACCCTCAGCGAGTGGCTAACCTCGAGTCGATCGcctactactactactaccgGGTTCTGCAGACTGTTACTGAAGACCAGGTTCCCAGCATGAAGCCTCACCACCAGAAGTTCTTCCGATTCATGCAGTACCAGAGTGACCTCGTTTTGGCTCACAAGAGCCCTCACCAGACACCCGAGTGGGAGCAACTTGATGACCCAGTCATCAgccagaagatggagaatctGGCTGTCCGTCTGGAACCCTCTGGTACCGACGCTCAGCTCATCTGCCGAGTGGGCCGAAAGCTCGACAAGATCCTCACCGGCGTCGTCGACCCGCTTGCGCTGATGCTGGAAGACGAGCTTCTGTACAAGTACTACGAGTCTGTCATGGGCTACGACATCATTTACCACTACGCCGAGATCCTTGCCAACAAGAACCCTAATATGCAGGTTCTGGAAATTGGTGGCGGTACTGGTGGTGCTACGGCCCCAATCTTGTCAGCTTTCGGCGGAAATAACGGGAAGTACCCCAAGTTTACCTCGTACACTTTCACCGATATCTCTTCGGGCTTCTTCGAGGAAGCCgagaccaagttcaaggactgGGAGGGCCTTGTTGAGTATAGACGACTCAACATTGAAGAAGACCCTGTTGATCAGGGTTTCGAGGCTGGAAAATATGATCTTGTCGTTGCAGCTTCGGTGTTACACGCTACGGCCAACATCACTCGGACTCTGGAGAACACGCGAAAGCTGCTTAAGCCGGGTGGTCGTCTCATCTTGGTTGAGATCTCCAATATACTCAACCAGGCCTTCCTCTTGTTTGGCTGCCTGCCCGGCTGGTGGATGTCTGAGGAGAGCTACCGCCCTTGGGGTCCTACTATGGATCAGGATATGTGGGCAGAGCACCTCAAGCGTGTTGGGTTCAGTGACCTGACTCTCGCTGCACCAGATAGCGAGGACCCCAAGGACGAGCTGGGCCGGGTCTTCTCttgtgttgctgttgagcagCCTGCCCCGCCATCCGTCGACCCATCTATTTCCTCGGTAGTACTGATCGTCGATGACGGCGCACCTAGTGATTTGGAGCAGTGTATTGACGAGAAATTTTCGAAGCTGGGTGTTCCAGTTCGTAGGACTCGACTTGCTGAAGCGGCAGACACACCCCTAGAGAACACTTGTTGCGTGTCTCTGGCTGAGGTCAACCGCTCCGTCATCAAGGATATGACATTGGCCGAGTTTGAAGGCATCAAGACTATCTTCAAGTCTAGCCGGGCTTTGCTCTGGGTGACCGAAGGAGCATTCAACAACGCAAGCCGTCCAGAGTCGGCCCTCTTCCACGGTCTTGCTCGCTCACTCCGGGCTGAGAACGAGACCTTCCCGTTGACCACGGCGGACTTTGCGTCCATCAATCGTAAGAACCCTTCAGAAACTGCACAACAATTGCTTGAGCTGTTGAAGCAAGTCCTGCGGAACCTCGGAACTCAGGAGCCCGAGTATCACTATGAAGATGGCTCTTGGAAAGTCTGCCGCTGCCTCGAGTCTGTTGATGCCAGCGCTCAGATCCATGGCTGCCTGCACCATGAGTCAGCTGTCAGCGATAAGACAGAGTTGCAGCCCTTCTACCAGCCCGGTAGGCCCTTGAAGTTGAGCATCAAGACGCCTGGTCTTCTGGATACGCTGCGCTTCGAAGACGATCCTCTACCAGCCGAACCTCTTGGCACTGacgaggttgaagttgaagtcaagGCATCCGGCGTCAACTTCCGCGATATCATGATCTGCACGGGACAGATGTCTGACCCTTCGCTTGGACTTGAGTGTGCTGGCATTGTCCACCGCGTCGGAGACAATGTCTCTAATGTCAAGGTCGGTCAGCGTGTGGTAGCGTGGACTCGATATAACTACTCCAACTATGCTCGTACTCCCGCTTGCGTTGTCGAACCAATCCCTGACGACATGAGCTACGCCACCGCGGCCTCCTTGCCTATCGTATACAACACCGTCATCTATGGGTTACAGCACATGGCTCGTCTCCGCAAGGGCGAGTCGATCCTCATCCACGCAGCTGCTGGAGGTGTTGGTCAAGCGGCTATAACTCTAGCCCAACGTCTTGGGGCGGATATCTTTGTAACGGTTGGAACTCAAGACAAGCGAGACCTCATGAAGAGCGAGTTTGGAATCCCTGACGAGCGTATCTTTTCTAGTCGTGGCATTAGCTTTGCGCAAGACATCAAGAAGGCAACCAACGGCCGCGGCGTTGATGTCGTGCTCAACAGCTTGGCGGGAGAGATGCTGAGTGCTACATGGGACTGCATTGCTACATTTGGCCGCTTCATCGAGATAGGCAAGAAGGATATGATAGACAACCGTCGTCTCGATATGGCGCCGTTCCTGCGTAATGTCATGTTTGCCTCTATCGATCTCATCACCGTCTATGAGCAGAACATCTCGTTGGCAGGTGAGCTTCTCCATGAGACGATGGACCTCATCCGAACCAAGGCCATCAAACCTATTCCCCgcatcaagatcttctcattctcccaatTTGAGGAGGCCTTTCGTTTCATGCAGCAAGGCAAGCATGTCGGTAAGATTGTTATGGTGCCTGAAGAGAACGACATGGTCCCAGTAAGTTTCACTTTGCAATGCCATTCCTGCTTGTCTAATAATTTCTACTAGGCTATCCCAGCATCATCGGGTCCCTTCACCTTCCAGGAGGACGCGTCATATCTCATTACTGGATTTGGCGGTCTCGGTCGCAGTATGGCACGCTGGATGGCTTCGCGAGGTGCCAAGAACCTCATCTTTGCTTCGCGTTCTGGAGACAGCCGCCCTGAAGTGCGCGAGCTCATTGATGAACTTGCTGAGGTTGGCACGCGAGTTAAGGCTCTGCCGGTTGACATCACCAATGGACCAGCACTAGATGCCGCCATAAGAGGCATTGCCGATAGTTTCCCACCTCTCCGTGGTGTTGTTCAAGCTGCCATGGTTCTGGACGATGCCATCTTCGACAACATGTCTCTCAAGTCGTTCAACAACGGCATTAGGCCCAAGGTCCAAGGAACTTGGAATCTGCACCAGTCTACGTTGAACCAACCGCTcgacttcttcgtcatcatggcGTCTTCAGTCGGTGTTCTTGGTAACTCCGGTCAGGCCAACTACTCAGCCGGTAACGCGTACGAGGATGCTCTCGCACAGTACCGCCGCTCACAAGGACTCCCTGCCATCTCGGTTGATCTGGGTATGATCTTGTCTGTGGGAGCCGTGGCTCAGGATTCTACGGGAATGATCCGCAACAATCTAGAGAGCAAAGGATTCGTGGGtattgaggaggatgagttCCTTGCCATCCTCGAGACTTCCATTCGAGagtcatcctcttcatcagctgCCAGTCAGATGATTACTGGCATCCAGACACAATCAATCGTTCCAGGTGACGACGGCGTTCCCGTTGACGAACCCTTCTGGAAATCTAGCCCAGTCTTCTCTCACCTCCCGAAATTGGGCGCCCGCTCTTCCGGTCAGTCCAACAATGCGGGCGAGCAGTCCATTCAGTCTCTCCTCAAGGGAGCCCTCTTACTAACTGATGCTGTGACGGTCATCATCGACGCAATGACAATCAAGCTCAGCCGCAGTCTGATGATGGACGTCGCAGAGCTGGACCCGACCCGCCCAACCAGTGCATTTGGAATAGACAGCTTGGTGGCTGTCGAGCTCCGAAACTGGTTCCAGAAACACATGAAGGCTGATATTGCCGTATTTGAGATTTTGCAGACCAATAGTCTGCAGACGCTTGCCTTTCGAGTTGCAGAGAAGAGTACTTTGGTGGAAGGCTCCCTGGCAGATGGACAGTGATAGTTTGTATTCTTTAGTTCAAAGATATAATTGATCAATTTTTCTATGCTCTTGCTCGATGTGTATGTTAGTGCATTAAGATTTCCTTGATTCACTCGAAGGCAATATTCATTTGCAGTCCTCCTTTCTGACTCAGTAGCTATGGTCGGCCTCTGCCTTTGGCGAGAGAAGTTACTGGTTAATTATTTTATCACGGAATTCTGCcttcttatatctattatctAATAAAAGTTTGTACCAAGAtcaaatttatttatatctttataatttgATTTATTTTATAACGCAAAATACTATATGGGaaagctttttattataatgatgctgatgtttAAGACAAATTCTTCTgctataaaaaggataaatctagtaatattttataaaagattaatacTTAGTAGCTAAGactttagcttctttatattagtaCCTTCTAACCGTAGCCTAATAGAAGCCATTTGAGAGCTGTGGTGGTTTGACTACGGCCGGCCAACTGGAAATTGGGAGACTGTCAgcagttgttgagaagcccTCGCGCGGAGCTCACTGTAACCTCATACATGGCCTGATGGAAAATACCTAGCTATAATGTGGCTCTTATTGAGGCATCACTTTGGACATCTGCCTCAGTCCTCGGTGTTCCCGTTTAGGGAAATTGTATACCGCATGCAACTCGAATCCTTCCAAGGCGCGGGTATTAAACGTCGCAGCAGGAATAGTATCCATGCGACGGTCTGAGATGATTGCATCGTATGAGCGTCCAATTCGGTGAGTTTCTTGGATCTGACCCACAAATCCAAAAATCGCCGAGAAGGCACAAAATTAATCCACCGAGCATGGCGGATTTGGACTCAATTGCACATCTGAATTCCGTTCCTACGAGCCAACCCGTTCCgtcttcatgatgagataCAGCACGTTAAGGGAACAAAAGACCCTCAATCGGCATCATGATAGACCTCCAGAAATAGAACCAAAATGGACACATTCGACGTCATAATTGTCGGTGCTGGCTTGGCCGGTATTAACGCGGCGTACCGCCTCCAAATTGCCTTGCCGAACCTCAGCTACGCCATACTCGAGGCCCGTGATGATATCG
This DNA window, taken from Fusarium fujikuroi IMI 58289 draft genome, chromosome FFUJ_chr11, encodes the following:
- a CDS encoding probable type I polyketide synthase → MSAYTKDIMNNGDAIPEPLVQAVLQQDKSMPIAIVGMACKLPGEATNPDKLWELCAERKAAWSEVPKERMNIDSFWHPDGERGGNTNAKGGHFLKQDVAAFDASFFSIPPTEAKSIDPQQRILMETVYEAMESGGMSMEDMAGSDTSCYVGSFSRDYYEIIDRDPETAPLYSVTGNGAAILSNRISYFYDLKGPSLTLDTACSSSLVALHLACQSLRSGESHCSIVGATNLILNPDIITAMSNMHFFSPDSRCYSFDARANGYSRGEGIACLILKPLADAIRDNDTIRAVIRGTACNQDGKTSGIMLPSREAQEELIKTAYRDSGCDFATTAYFEAHGTGTQAGDPLESGAIGSTFGPHRPVDENGCKLPLYIGSVKTNVGHTEGTSGLAGVIKAVLSLERGAIAPNVYFETPNPQIDLEGWNLRVPTKAIAWPTKGQRRISVNSFGFGGTNGHVILDDAFHYLNGRGLKGAHRTAPRPLLDLQTGIAMSNAIAPVLSNGNGVNGHTNGHTNGPTNGYTNGHSNGHSLSSAKRHRVFIWSTHEENIAGKSAAVYAEHLAHRKEADEEAFLDNLSYTLCSRRSMLPWKSFLVAQSLPDLAEKVAATRQKPVRASISPLKIGFVFTGQGAQWFAMGRELIQTYPLFQQRLEYSDRFVKSLGAKWSLIDELNKDEETSRINESLVSQTACTALQLALVDLLASWGIRPQKVIGHSSGEIAAAYASGILPTESALKAAYFRGLHSSRVQEKLPSADGAMMAVGLAEEDANNYISALAPELGKASVACINSPTNVTVSGDRPALAALAEALQKDSVFARLLKVSTAYHSHHMDAVASDYEHSLAGMDVNTPSETIEMVSAVTGELLKSSDILGPKYWRENMVSPVRFNTGLQTLCAPRATAKRTRRLAANQASADVLVEVGPHAALAGPIKQILGVPVLEKSGIVYKSVLSRGQDACATALEAAAFLFAKGCTTIDLYKVNSPAGSHTAQPRVLVDLPPYFWNHTKSHWMESRLSIEHRFRRHARTDFLGYPVNDWNPMEPRWRNLIRLREQPWLKGHIVQGSYVYPGTGYMCMALEAMYHLRQMPEYTAPQGDFVGYRLKDVKLIRALMVPASEEGVETLFSLRHYKESTASYSNNWYEFRVFSWSAADGWAEHAHGMITAVYDAPNTAHLNRIPFNPTMDIAVGLENFAGTRTAENLYDIVDAVGLVYEEPFRNLTGDLVSNEGTAKGVVTVPDTKSLMPFEFEYPYLVHPATMDGFVQMVFPALLHAQTSIASPYLPVFFADTFVRGDIAQAAGHRFDCIATAGYTGFREVTTNVLVRDEGTGDAVVSFKDVKCSGVDSGENANDGLSGREAIKKLCFHSTWHPDPELLSQDKGDELMRSFIPVPEDPQRVANLESIAYYYYYRVLQTVTEDQVPSMKPHHQKFFRFMQYQSDLVLAHKSPHQTPEWEQLDDPVISQKMENLAVRLEPSGTDAQLICRVGRKLDKILTGVVDPLALMLEDELLYKYYESVMGYDIIYHYAEILANKNPNMQVLEIGGGTGGATAPILSAFGGNNGKYPKFTSYTFTDISSGFFEEAETKFKDWEGLVEYRRLNIEEDPVDQGFEAGKYDLVVAASVLHATANITRTLENTRKLLKPGGRLILVEISNILNQAFLLFGCLPGWWMSEESYRPWGPTMDQDMWAEHLKRVGFSDLTLAAPDSEDPKDELGRVFSCVAVEQPAPPSVDPSISSVVLIVDDGAPSDLEQCIDEKFSKLGVPVRRTRLAEAADTPLENTCCVSLAEVNRSVIKDMTLAEFEGIKTIFKSSRALLWVTEGAFNNASRPESALFHGLARSLRAENETFPLTTADFASINRKNPSETAQQLLELLKQVLRNLGTQEPEYHYEDGSWKVCRCLESVDASAQIHGCLHHESAVSDKTELQPFYQPGRPLKLSIKTPGLLDTLRFEDDPLPAEPLGTDEVEVEVKASGVNFRDIMICTGQMSDPSLGLECAGIVHRVGDNVSNVKVGQRVVAWTRYNYSNYARTPACVVEPIPDDMSYATAASLPIVYNTVIYGLQHMARLRKGESILIHAAAGGVGQAAITLAQRLGADIFVTVGTQDKRDLMKSEFGIPDERIFSSRGISFAQDIKKATNGRGVDVVLNSLAGEMLSATWDCIATFGRFIEIGKKDMIDNRRLDMAPFLRNVMFASIDLITVYEQNISLAGELLHETMDLIRTKAIKPIPRIKIFSFSQFEEAFRFMQQGKHVGKIVMVPEENDMVPAIPASSGPFTFQEDASYLITGFGGLGRSMARWMASRGAKNLIFASRSGDSRPEVRELIDELAEVGTRVKALPVDITNGPALDAAIRGIADSFPPLRGVVQAAMVLDDAIFDNMSLKSFNNGIRPKVQGTWNLHQSTLNQPLDFFVIMASSVGVLGNSGQANYSAGNAYEDALAQYRRSQGLPAISVDLGMILSVGAVAQDSTGMIRNNLESKGFVGIEEDEFLAILETSIRESSSSSAASQMITGIQTQSIVPGDDGVPVDEPFWKSSPVFSHLPKLGARSSGQSNNAGEQSIQSLLKGALLLTDAVTVIIDAMTIKLSRSLMMDVAELDPTRPTSAFGIDSLVAVELRNWFQKHMKADIAVFEILQTNSLQTLAFRVAEKSTLVEGSLADGQ